From Brevundimonas vesicularis:
CCACCGTCGCCAACGCCTTTGACCTGGCCGATCTGCGCGCCGGACTGAAATTCGAGACCGCCATCGCCAAGCCGCGCGACGGCCGCGGCGACGCTCGCCTGATCGGCCTGACCATGCGCACCGGCCCTGCGTCGCAGCTGACGGTGTCGCGCAGCTTCGACGGCGCGCTGCGCCTGCGCTCGCTGGAAGAAAAGGTCACCCACGAGACGGTCGTCCTGAAGGGCGATGTCGAGCGCAGCCTGTCCGCTAGCGCGCGTGAACTGGGCGCCACCGCCTCGATCGTCCGTTCGGCCAGCCGCCTGTTCGCCACCAAGTTCGACATGCAGCGCGACATTCGCGCCACCGACGAGTTCACCATGGTCTTCGACCGTGAAGTGACCGAGGCCGGTCGCACGGTTGACGTGGGCGACCTGATGTACGCCGAACTGCGCGGCGTGACCTTCTATCGATTCAAGCCCGCCGGCGCGAAGGAGGCCCAGTTCTTCGATTCGAACGGCAAGAACCTGCGCTCTGCCATGATGCGCACGCCGCTGCAGAACTTCCGCCGCGTGTCCTCGGGCTTTGGTTTCCGCACGCACCCGATCTCGGGCTACAAGAAGATGCACCAGGGCATCGACTTCGCCGCCGGAACCGGCACGCCGGTCGTGGCCCCCGCCGACGGCGTGGTGGTCGAGGCGCGCCGCTGGGGCGGTTATGGCAACTGGCTGCGCATCCGCCACAACAACGGCCTGGAAAGCGGCTACGGCCACCTGTCGCGCTACGGTTCGGGCATCCGCGCCGGCCAGCGGGTCAGCCAGGGTCAGATCGTCGCCTATGTCGGCTCCACCGGCGCCTCGACCGGTCCGCACCTGCATTATGAGCTATGGCGCGGCGGTCAACGGATCAATCCCGCCGGCGTGCGCACCCAGGAAGGCACCGAATTGGCCGGCGCCGACCTGACCGCCTTCCGTGCCGAAAAGGCCCGCATCGACCGCATCATCGCTTCGGGCGGTCAAAAGCGTCCGGCCGTGCAGCAGGCCTCTGCCGAAGGTCTGCGGCCCGCCCGCGCCTGATCCGGCGAAGGCCGTCAGCCGACCAGACGCGGCGTGGCGCGCCCCCGGTCCGGGCAGGACAGGCCGTGCACCGTCACATCAGCCTCGCCCAACTTCAGGCCCAACAGGTCCAGCACGGGATTGAGCGCGCCGTCCAGCACGGGCCCCAGCGG
This genomic window contains:
- a CDS encoding M23 family metallopeptidase, translating into MAQFDPRRQPTRLAPHMLTAAAAISVAMLAGRAYQPAQAEEVPALTSTQMAAMEAQAFAAANAPAGLTAPEAVNVQIRRGETFEQAVRRTGVAPEEASAVAATVANAFDLADLRAGLKFETAIAKPRDGRGDARLIGLTMRTGPASQLTVSRSFDGALRLRSLEEKVTHETVVLKGDVERSLSASARELGATASIVRSASRLFATKFDMQRDIRATDEFTMVFDREVTEAGRTVDVGDLMYAELRGVTFYRFKPAGAKEAQFFDSNGKNLRSAMMRTPLQNFRRVSSGFGFRTHPISGYKKMHQGIDFAAGTGTPVVAPADGVVVEARRWGGYGNWLRIRHNNGLESGYGHLSRYGSGIRAGQRVSQGQIVAYVGSTGASTGPHLHYELWRGGQRINPAGVRTQEGTELAGADLTAFRAEKARIDRIIASGGQKRPAVQQASAEGLRPARA